A stretch of Halichondria panicea chromosome 1, odHalPani1.1, whole genome shotgun sequence DNA encodes these proteins:
- the LOC135334850 gene encoding STE20-like serine/threonine-protein kinase gives MDELGPYVLQNVQGLKPKTVENLDSGAYGVVFEVTLNGLPCMAKRLHAILVKNVSKEDKNNIEKRFRSECLLLSRLKHPNIVRFIGVCYLESNIDLALVMEKLHSDVAAFVRVHAHIPIPIKTSVMLDVSYGLLYLHTQTPPIIHRDLTAPNVLLTSDLRAKIADLGVSKVLSNPHLVTKTVAPGNINYMSPETKVESPTYGTAVDVFSFGHLLVHISIQDWPPVYELNDHVAMQQGLMEIAKRKKALETMGEKHPLHPLAVECLHDNPARRPPAEELNKRLADLCIHEYPKTFADILDVTAEEDKSQLTGVQVSEDQFKASEEMRRALADQLEALRGEMVAMVTHREGMVEQHSRLEHKFKLAGDQVTTLTTENATLVKECEGQKVTNLQLRNDMQTDRVRLETTIADTARLHDDVLANKQEVKSEKAKFKRLQTKLTEKEGQLTASDDSLRELRETLQTREEANDEEIARLVNENRLLEEEKMGLAQNLEKVMVSSRAKIEQTLTELQTQVTALRARHTAGEREDQPPENRGAINLPGVEVIGQTTLIITRSAQCFKWDGHGLEINVPPNTLPPEIDHCVLQIYVSLSGQYKLPDNNELVSAIYWIRPIPYCKFTQPVTLQLQHCAQKSHRKNLSFIRAVCTQEKLPYTFTKLDGRGVFSEESRFGLIKLEHFSGFAITAEGGAEMLYTAGLYYIGLGLRSWEIHLVVNRDTEVYNTCIGRSYTRRRAVVGPYMPIEFEADTVTLDIPFEGRPVGNWTIRSLVPPQLTRKRVDYFQPGSPTIPHCRFKARVAMETPNIPELCYQLVIDGAKKPNVMVIDIEPQAVERRPRYALRGAPLPAEAEAPSLDHLMEHTGVTDQHLDQTSTKEALSLIAPHLHNWLSYANALGLSPQQIQDIDTDKNKDIAMKAVSVLDLWKRRTGFRATYRSLVCVCLRLSDAQLAEHVCRTVLEQ, from the exons ATGGACGAGCTAGGCCCATACGTTCTACAAAATGTTCAAGGTCTCAAACCAAAAACTGTGGAGAATCTCGACTCTGGAGCGTATGGCGTCGTGTTTGAAGTCACTCTGAACGGGCTGCCGTGTATGGCCAAACGTCTGCACGCCATTCTAGTCAAAAACGTCTCcaaagaagacaagaacaaCATAGAGAAGAGGTTTCGGAGCGAATGCCTTTTACTGAGTCGTCTAAAACATCCGAATATTGTGCGTTTTATTGGCGTATGCTACCTCGAGTCAAACATTGATCTAGCTCTAGTCATGGAAAAACTGCACTCGGACGTAGCGGCTTTTGTTCGTGTCCATGCCCACATCCCCATCCCCATCAAGACCTCTGTCATGTTGGACGTGTCCTATGGTCTACTTTATCTCCACACTCAGACTCCACCCATAATTCATCGCGACCTCACGGCTCCCAACGTCCTCCTCACCAGCGACCTTAGGGCAAAGATTGCCGACCTTGGAGTTTCGAAAGTTCTGAGCAATCCTCATTTGGTAACGAAGACTGTAGCCCCTGGAAACATTAACTACATGTCCCCGGAGACTAAAGTGGAGAGCCCTACATACGGCACTGCAGTGGATGTGTTCAGTTTTGGGCACCTGCTCGTGCACATCTCTATTCAAGACTGGCCACCCGTGTACGAGTTGAACGACCATGTAGCTATGcagcaag GTTTAATGGAGATAGCAAAGAGAAAGAAAGCGTTAGAGACGATGGGAGAGAAGCATCCTCTCCACCCATTGGCTGTCGAGTGTCTCCATGATAACCCGGCTAGGAGACCCCCTGCAGAGGAGCTCAACAAGAGGCTGGCTGACCTTTGCATCCATGAGTACCCAAAGACATTCGCTGACATACTGGATGTCACAGCTGAG GAGGACAAGTCCCAACTAACGGGGGTGCAGGTGTCAGAGGACCAGTTCAAAGCATCAGAGGAGATGAGACGAGCGCTGGCTGACCAGTTGGAGGCCCTGAGGGGAGAGATGGTGGCCATGGTCACACATAGAGAAGGGATGGTGGAACAGCACTCACGACTCGAGCACAAGTTCAAACTGGCAGGGGACCAAGTCACCACACTGACAA CCGAGAACGCTACTCTAGTCAAGGAGTGtgagggtcaaaaggtcaccaATCTTCAACTAAGGAATGATATGCAGACAGACCGCGTTAGACTAGAGACTACCATTGCTGACACAGCACGTCTCCATGACGATGTGCTGGCTAATAAACAGGAG GTGAAGTCAGAGAAGGCGAAATTTAAACGCCTTCAGACCAAGCTGACAGAGAAGGAGGGTCAGCTGACAGCGAGTGATGATAGCCTGAGGGAGCTCAGAGAGACGCTGCAGACCAGGGAGGAGGCTAATGATGAAGAG ATTGCCCGTTTGGTTAACGAGAATCGGCTGTTGGAAGAGGAGAAAATGGGACTAGCTCAAAACTTGGAGAAG GTGATGGTTTCCTCTCGTGCTAAGATAGAGCAAACTCTGACTGAGCTGCAGACCCAGGTCACTGCTCTGAGGGCCAGACACACTGCAGGGGAGAGAGAGGACCAGCCTCCCGAGAATAGAGGAGCTATAA ATTTGCCTGGTGTGGAGGTCATAGGTCAAACCACCCTTATTATCACTCGATCAGCACAGTGCTTCAAATGGGACGGTCACGGACTGGAAATCAACGTACCCCCCAACACGCTACCCCCTGAAATCGATCACTGTGTCCTGCAGATTTACGTCAGTCTCTCAGGGCAATACAAACTACCCGACAATAACGAGCTAGTCAGCGCTATCTATTGGATCAGACCAATCCCTTACTGCAAATTCACTCAGCCTGTAACGCTTCAACTACAACACTGTGCTCAGAAATCTCACCGCAAAAACCTGTCTTTTATTCGAGCAGTTTGCACGCAGGAGAAGCTACCGTACACGTTCACTAAGCTAGATGGAAGAGGGGTGTTTTCAGAGGAGAGTAGATTTGGCTTGATAAAGTTGGAGCATTTCTCTGGTTTTGCTATCACTGCCGAGGGCGGTGCGGAGATGCTGTACACAGCTGGGCTCTACTATATCGGACTTGGACTTCGTAGCTGGGAGATTCATCTCGTGGTCAACCGAGACACTGAGGTTTATAACACA TGCATTGGGAGGTCATACACTAGACGGAGGGCGGTGGTGGGTCCGTATATGCCCATAGAGTTTGAGGCGGACACAGTGACACTGGACATACCATTCGAGGGTCGCCCTGTCGGTAACTGGACTATCAGATCACTCGTCCCACCTCAG CTGACTCGGAAGAGAGTGGACTATTTCCAACCTGGCTCCCCTACAATCCCACACTGTCGATTCAAGGCGCGGGTCGCCATGGAGACGCCTAACATCCCTGAGCTATGTTATCAACTGGTCATCGACGGTGCTAAGAAACCCAACGTCATGGTGATAGATATTGAGCCTCAGGCGGTGGAGAGGAGACCAAGATATGCTCTGAGAG gcGCCCCCCTCCCAGCTGAAGCCGAGGCTCCTAGTCTGGACCATCTCATGGAGCACACTGGAGTCACTGACCAACACTTGGACCAAACTTCCACTAAAGAGGCTCTCTCACTGATAGCACCTCACCTCCACAACTGGCTCAGCTATGCCAATGCACTGGGACTGTCACCTCAGCAGATACAAGACATTGATACTGACAAGAATAAGGACATTGCTATGAAGGCCGTTTCAGTGTTAGACTTGTGGAAGAGAAGGACCGGCTTTAGAGCCACTTATAGATCgttagtgtgcgtgtgtttgagACTGAGTGATGCTCAACTAGCTGAACACGTGTGTCGAACTGTGTTAGAACAATGA
- the LOC135336936 gene encoding uncharacterized protein LOC135336936, translating into MSILFLPSLDPEKYTVHDLNRYIPSILNPESKRNFYTNMANCPSWFPAGVPFASPYNKQGTKLPAKKIRKIFAAFLVNCPERYVLKSPEDPSTSTSLTPITTVSYLCKTESISPPQATPLPTTSATPINQRQHPPPLTNGNGNGLQTPSLMRNLEQHLQAMEDRALTAERKVQELAIENEQLREYIKRIAELAERAHAVNIDLT; encoded by the exons ATGTCCATACTGTTTCTCCCTTCACTGGATCCCGAAAAGTACACAGTCCATGATCTGAACAGATATATCCCGTCCATTCTCAATCCAGAAA GTAAGAGGAACTTCTACACGAACATGGCCAATTGCCCCTCCTGGTTTCCAGCTGGTGTACCCTTCGCAAGCCCTTATAACA AGCAAGGCACGAAATTACCAGCAAAAAAGATCAGGAAAATATTCGCAGCATTTCTAGTGAACTGTCCCGAGCGATACGTGCT GAAGTCTCCTGAGGATCCTAGCACATCTACTTCACTAACT CCCATCACCACGGTATCCTATCTTTGTAAGACGGAGTCCATCTCTCCACCACAAGCCACTCCATTACCCACCACCTCGGCCACCCCGATCAACCAGAGACAACACCCACCACCTCTCACTAACGGTAACGGTAACGGTCTACAAACACCGTCCTTGATGAGAAATTTGGAGCAACATCTCCAGGCAATGGAGGACAGAGCACTTACTGCCGAGAGGAAGGTACAGGAATTAGCGATCGAGAATGAACAACTGAGAGAATACATCAAGAGAATCGCTGAACTTGCTGAACGAGCTCATGCAGTTAATATTGACTTGACTTAG
- the LOC135334879 gene encoding mitogen-activated protein kinase kinase kinase 13-like has protein sequence MDLTPYLLQRVDGLEGSLRTEEGHGAFGVVYKVTVNGLPCIAKCLHQILVKEVSYDERVSMESKFRNECMLLSKLKHPNIVHFIGVHYGRSENDLALVMERLHTDTAAFVKSHPKLPVSIMVSIMLDVSYGLLYLHTQTPPIIHRDLTAPNVLLTSDLRAKIADLGVSKVLMDTNLIKHTTAPGNVNYMAPETKTQNPVYGTSVDIFSAGHLIIHIAIQDWPKLYKVTDHLSIAPGQTEIAERRSALDNGMGKDHCLYDLALDCLQDNPKNRPTTFEFNRRVNEISMKHPKQLEDIYQVEASEDTASARVRELSDLAGRQLVEIEQLQQERTDILTQIETHQLAAQMYRDDFQSERKDRETAHSKLADMEGQRLSLQNELSDRTHQVEELHSALRKKNNEVSQLQREKEDLLSRLRLVEEKQRTVSREDAAVAPLPHSWNSLPSQPSLQHSLSFPPDSVEPKECPDHQQLPSPAHMYVNIRDEASSRQQYYATLATIPQATSPVVNPAHYNPSQAPVTLLTPPDIHPTVPMRNRASTESTIKYSPLSASNSKTLPPKFRNQGGKLLLAEGDEGYLGDVFGGRPTGEELSRQRHDFAVSRPEPSQQPHTLSPVTRDRSHAISKSNLDLPQGDVSPRPPVRHQSFSRVRSNPNKDVRVEDSSVHPYERVPPRFDQSLSAPDTTVDTSPQRRQTASPILRQPQRPTNFIPEGRVYQLPDGAMQSMQIRSRTPSPTRSRHPYRSQDEYATSRTNDPLPVRSKFRQHSDPSPPLYENIRLSSNVAGDIRFQIITPDSEPDTLETSKPYQNSSSSTAGNSQTSEKHSAVQGNDWSMYASTATGYDQHWQPNFQQSSIDLPPLDPNLVCPVCAQKFRVGEIQDYRSHYKTCLNKAN, from the exons ATGGATCTAACTCCATACCTACTGCAGCGAGTGGATGGGTTAGAGGGCTCACTAAGGACAGAGGAAGGCCATGGTGCATTTGGTGTCGTCTACAAGGTCACTGTCAATGGTCTACCATGTATTGCAAAGTGTCTGCACCAGATTCTAGTCAAAGAAGTATCTTATGACGAGAGAGTCTCAATGGAGTCCAAGTTCAGGAATGAATGCATGCTCTTGAGCAAATTAAAACATCCGAACATCGTCCATTTCATTGGAGTGCACTACGGTCGATCTGAGAACGACCTTGCTCTGGTCATGGAACGTTTACACACTGACACTGCGGCGTTTGTCAAGTCTCACCCAAAACTACCCGTTTCCATCATGGTCTCCATCATGTTGGACGTATCCTATGGTCTACTTTATCTCCACACTCAGACTCCACCCATAATTCATCGCGACCTCACGGCTCCCAACGTCCTCCTCACCAGCGACCTCAGGGCAAAGATTGCCGACCTCGGAGTTTCGAAGGTACTAATGGACACTAATCTAATTAAACACACGACTGCCCCAGGCAATGTGAACTACATGGCTCCAGAAACAAAGACCCAAAATCCTGTGTACGGTACGAGTGTAGATATCTTCTCAGCTGGTCACCTTATAATCCATATTGCAATACAAGACTGGCCAAAACTGTACAAGGTGACCGATCATCTCTCGATTGCTCCAGGGCAAACGGAAATAGCCGAACGTCGATCGGCTCTCGATAATGGTATGGGAAAAGATCACTGCTTGTACGATCTGGCGTTGGATTGTCTCCAAGACAACCCTAAGAATCGTCCAACCACATTTGAGTTCAACAGGAGAGTGAACGAGATAAGCATGAAGCACCCGAAGCAACTGGAAGATATCTATCAAGTGGAAGCAAGTGAG GACACTGCGTCAGCCAGAGTGAGGGAACTGTCTGACTTGGCTGGGAGACAACTCGTTGAGATAGAACAGCTCCAACAAGAGAGGACTGACATTCTCACTCAGATAGAAACACACCAACTGGCA GCTCAGATGTACCGAGATGACTTTCAGTCTGAGAGGAAGGACAGAGAAACGGCTCACTCTAAACTGGCGGATATGGAGGGCCAACGATTGTCACTACAAAACGAGCTCTCAGATAGAACACACCAAGtggag GAGCTCCACTCTGCTCTGAGAAAGAAGAACAATGAGGTGTCACAGTTACAGCGAGAGAAAGAGGATCTGTTGTCACGACTACGGCTCGTGGAGGAAAAACAGAG GACAGTTAGCAGAGAAGACGCAGCCGTGGCACCACTGCCACACAGTTGGAACAGCCTCCCTTCACAGCCC AGTTTGCAGCACTCTCTCAGTTTCCCACCGGACTCCGTAGAACCCAAAGAGTGTCCTGACCACCAACAACTTCCCTCACCCGCACACATGTATGTCAACATACGAGACGAAGCATCGAGCCGACAACAATACTATGCAACCTTGGCGACTATTCCCCAGGCAACATCACCAGTAGTGAATCCAGCACACTACAATCCTAGTCAAGCTCCGGTGACTCTTCTCACACCACCCGATATTCATCCAACTGTTCCGATGAGAAATCGAGCAAGCACAGAGTCGACGATCAAATACTCTCCATTGTCAGCGAGTAATTCAAAGACACTGCCGCCTAAGTTTAGGAACCAAGGTGGAAAGCTACTACTGGCTGAGGGAGATGAAGGATACTTGGGTGATGTTTTTGGTGGTCGTCCTACTGGTGAAGAGTTGTCTAGACAACGTCACGATTTTGCCGTCTCGAGACCTGAACCATCTCAACAACCTCACACACTGTCTCCAGTTACTAGGGATCGATCGCACGCAATATCGAAATCCAACTTGGATTTACCTCAAGGTGATGTTAGTCCACGGCCACCTGTTCGTCATCAAAGTTTCAGCAGGGTTCGTTCTAATCCTAACAAAGACGTTCGTGTCGAAGACAGTAGTGTCCATCCGTACGAGCGTGTTCCACCAAGATTTGATCAATCTTTGTCCGCTCCTGATACTACGGTTGACACTAGTCCACAGAGGAGACAGACAGCCTCACCGATTCTACGTCAGCCACAGAGACCAACTAATTTTATTCCAGAGGGAAG AGTCTATCAGCTCCCTGATGGGGCCATGCAGTCAATGCAGATACGGTCAAGGACACCCTCTCCCACACGATCCAGGCATCCATATCGTTCCCAAGATGAGTACGCCACTAGTAGAActaatgaccctttaccagtacGATCAAAATTCCGTCAACACTCGGACCCCTCTCCACCTTTGTACGAGAATATACGATTATCGTCAAACGTCGCTGGTGATATACGTTTCCAAATCATCACACCAGATTCTGAACCCGATACACTCGAAACTTCTAAACCATATCAAAACTCGTCGTCATCAACAGCTGGTAATAGCCAGACGTCGGAGAAACATTCGGCAGTTCAAGGTAACGATTGGTCAATGTATGCTAGCACTGCTACGGGCTATGACCAGCACTGGCAACCTAACTTTCAACAATCCTCCATTGATTTGCCACCTCTCGACCCTAACCTGGTGTGCCCAGTTTGCGCCCAAAAGTTTAGAGTGGGTGAGATACAGGACTACAGAAGTCACTATAAGACTTGCCTGAACAAAGCAAACTAg